Genomic window (Pseudovibrio brasiliensis):
CTGGAAACCGCCTACACCATCTCCGTGGGCATACCTGAGAAGATGGCTGAGGATGCAGCAAAAGCCGCTAGCCGCCCGCTCCTTAAGGTTAAGCTGGCAGGCGATGGTGATGTGGAACGCATTGCAGCTGTCAGACAGGCAGCGCCAAACAGCAAGCTCATTGTCGACGCCAACGAAGGCTGGTCGGAAAGCAATCTGGAAGCCAATATCAAAGCCTGTCAGCAGGCAGGCGTTGGTCTGGTGGAGCAACCGCTACCAGCAGGCAAAGACGCTGTTCTGGCTGAGGTGGAGCACCTTATTCCAATCTGTGCGGATGAAAGCCTGCACACCTCAAAAGATCTGGAAAGCCTGCGCGATCGCTACTCGGCGATCAACATCAAGATCGACAAGACCGGCGGCCTGACAGAAGGCCTGAAGCTGCTGCGCAAAGCAGAAGAGATGGACTATGTCATCATGGTTGGCTGCATGCTAGCTACGTCTCTGGCCATGGCCCCTGCCATGCTGCTGGCGCAAAACGCTGACTTTGTAGATCTGGATGGACCACTGCTACTCGCGAAGGATCGCGACCATGCGATCCAGTTTGAAGGCAGTCTGATGCACCCTCCTTCCCCGCAACTCTGGGGTTAAGATCAAGAAAAAGGCGGCTCTCTCAGAGGCCGCCTTTTTCTTTTTAAACGCGCTTAGTCACAAACATCAGCGTCACCACACCGGCGACACAGATACTTGCCATCAAATAGAAGGCGTAGGCCTGCTCAATCTCATAGAGCCAACCACTGGCAATGCCGCTCACGCCCATCACCACACCAAAGGCAGTCTGAGAAAGCCCCTGCGCAGTGCCAAGCCGTTTGCTGGAAACCAGCTTGGACGTGTAGGCAACAAGCCCCAGGAACACCATACCGAAGCTGCCCGCATGCAGCAGCTGCAACAGCACAGCAGACCAGGTTTCAGTGGCATACGGGAACAGCAGCCAGCGAATGATACTCGCCACACCGCCGGTCACCATCAGACCCCACGCACCGAGATGGCGCATAAAGAACGAGCCCCACACGAAAATACCGATCTCCGCCAGCGTACCAAGCGCCCACAAGCCACCAACCATGGCATCACTAATGCCAACGGACAGCCAGAAGATACTAGCGAAGGCATAGAGCGCGGAGAAGCTGCCCAGCAACAATCCGCCAGCCAGCACCACCAACAGAAATTGCGGATCACGCAGCTCTTCCGCTTTCCAGATGCTCTCTTTGGTGGAGCTGCGACTTTCAGAAGGCATGCCCGGCAGCAGAACAGATGTCAGCGCCAGTACACCAAGGGCACCGACTGTCAGGAACAACAGCTCGGCAGGCTCACCAAAGGACAGATACCAACCACCAATCAGCGTGGCGACAACAAACGCAATGGAGCCCCACGACCGCATCGGTCCATAATTGAGGCCAAGCGTATGCACGGTTTCATATGCGTATGCATCCTGCAACGGCTGAATGGGCGTGTAGAAAATGGAGAGGAAAATCACGAGGCCGATGACCACCCAGTAGTCACTGGAGTAGATCATGACCCAGAACGAGATCAGCGCAATCACACTGAACAGCGCCATGGAATGACGCCTGCGACCCGCCCGGTCAGAAATGCTCGTCATCACCGGAGTTGCAAAAATCCGGACGATATTCGGCAATGCGATAACAAATGCAATCTGCACAGGAGTGAAGTTAATATCCTCGAGAAAAAGAGGAAAATACGCAAGAAAGAATGCGTTCGCAAAATTGAACGCCGCAAACAGACCACTAACGCCTGTGGCGATCCAGAATAGATTATGGGCTTTCCCTAAAGGGGAACTGCTTCTGGGCATAGTCATTGGAAAACACTACAAATGGGGGTGGAGAGTACCCACAAATAAGGATGGGAAGGGATACTCCTATTACTTGTGCTAATAGGGACTATCCAAATCAATGTAAACCAATTATTAGCCGTAGGATCTGTTATATAAACTTGTAGTATATTCTTAGTTAGTTATGAAGGAGCCACTTATGGCTGGCAACAACCGAAAGGTCCTTTTGAGCCCCGAGGAATTTGATGCCATCAAAAGCGCACTCTCTGAGACAGAAAGAGGCCGCGCTTTCCTTCACGATCACCTCACCCTGAACAGATCAGTCGAGACAGCAGACCTTCTGGAAGCTGTGAGAAGACTTGAGAAAACATTGGTTGAGCGCGAACTTCCATCAGAGATGGAAAGCTATCGCCTGCACACCTATGAAATGTATGAGGCGATCGAGCGGACCAAGGACGAGATCTCCAAGATCAAGCTTGAGAACGCCGACAACAACCGCTTTTCGGCAGCCTCTGACGAGCTGGATGCAATCGTCACATCCACCGAAAGCGCAACTCAGGTCATTCTGGAATCATCTGAAGCTATTCAGGATCTGGTGGACAAACTGCGTGCGTCCGGCGCTGAAGATGCACCATGCGATGCCATTGAAGAAATGGCCATGGAAATTCTCATGGCCTGTTCCTTCCAGGACCTCACCGGCCAGCGCATCAACAAAGTGGTGAAGGCCCTTCATTACCTTGAAGGCCGCATCAGCAAGATGATCCGCATCTGGGGTGTGGACCTGAGTGACGAGAATCGTCCGCAGATTAATCTGGTCGAGCCACATGATGACGACGACCGTCATATCGATAAGCGTCCTGATGCCCACCTACTCAACGGGCCACAGATGGATGGCGAAGGCGTGGATCAGGCAGACATCGATGCCATGTTCGACACAACACCGGCCTCCTCTGAAGAATCCCTTAATGAGAACGTCGTCCAGTTTGCTGCCGAGGCACGCGCAGAAGCCCCCTTTCAGGAAGCTAAATCTGAGCTGGAAGAGGAAGCAGCAGAAGTTGTTGAACTCGACGATATGGCAGACGAGCCGGAAGTGGTCGAAACTTCTGAAGTCGCGGTTCTTGATGATGAAGAAGACGATGATCTGATCGCAACTGAAAGCACTGTGCCTGCAAATGACACTGAGCCGCTGGCAGCAGAAGCAAAGGTGGAAGAGGAAGAGAACCCGATTGAGATCGAGGGAGAATCTCCACCTCTGACAGCACCGCGCAGCAGCAACTCAGACCCGCTGCACCACCTCTCAACAGGTGAGCGCCTCGCCCTGTTCTCCTGATCAGAAACGAGACACCAAAGTGTTTAAAAGCCGTTTGCGCCTCTATCCCGCGCAAACGGCTTTTTTCTTAGGCTGGAACTGTCTCAGCAGAATACTGCTTCAGTGCAGTCGCAAAGACAGCAGGATCCACGTTACCACCGGAAATAGTAATAACTGCCGTCTTCCCGGTAAGATCAATCTTCTTGGAAAGCACAGAAGCAAGCGCAACAGCCGCCCCCGGCTCCACAACCAACTTCAGCTCAAAGTAAGCAAAGGCAACCGCATTCAGCGCTTCCTCATCGCTCACGCTCAAACCTTTGGCATGACGCCGGCTCAAAACGGAAAAGCCCTTATCACCCGGCGTTTCCGTCAGCACCGCATCACACACAGAACCACCAAGCACCGGATTACTCACCCGCTCACCAGCCTCTAAAGAGCGCGCATAATCGTCAAACCCATCAGGTTCTGCTGTGTAGATCAGTACCTCAGGCAGCTTCTCTTCCAGTGCCAACGCAATACCGCTGGTCAGGCCACCGCCACCCGTGCAGCTGATCACCAGATCAGGCGTCACACCCAGCAATTCACACTGCTCAGCAATCTCAAGACCCGTGGTCCCCTGCCCGACAATCACACCGCTGTCGTTGTAAGGATGGATGAACGTCGCACCGCGCTCCTTGCAGATGCCTTTGGCAATCGCTTCACGATCTTCCGTTTCCCGATCATAAAGCACCACCTCAGCCCCAAGCGCCTTGGTGCGCTGGATCTTCAGCTCCGGCGCATCTTTCGGCATCACGATAGTCGCCGGGAAACCCAGAATCTTCGCCGCAGCAGCCACACCTTGCGCATGGTTACCGGAAGAACAGGCTACAACACCCGCAGGCCGTTTATCCTCCGGAATAAGAGAAAGGCGGTTAAACGCTCCACGAAACTTGAAGCTTCCGGTTCTTTGCAGGTTTTCCGCCTTGATGAAAACGCGGCCATTCACCCGCTCATCCAACACCGGAAAGTTCAAAAGCGGCGTCAGGCTGGCATAGCCCTGCAGCCTAGTCTTTGCTTTTTCAATTTCGGAAACGGTGAGTTCAACGGGACTGGAAACATCTAAAACCATAAGAACCTCGATAACTGCAATATGAGGCTATCTATAACACGCAAATTTACGCAGGCTGGTCTTAATCTGAAACAGCCCCAAGGAGATCCGCTCAACCATTCAGGTGATTTCCAACAGATCTCTGACCTGCGCCAGCACCCTGCCGAAACCCGGCAGGCATCGCCGGATCATACGCGTGCTCAGCATTTGCCAGAAACTGCTCTGCACTCGCCCGCCATGTAAATCGCAGGGCAACATCCCGGCAGTGATCACGGGAAATCTCCAGCGCTTCCAACGCCGCCGCCTGAAGGTCATTCTTCAGCACCCCGGCCCCGCTGTTGCCGATCACATCAATCGGCCCCATCACAGGAAACGCCGCAACAGGCGTCCCACAGGCAATCGCCTCCAGCAACACATTGCCAAACGTATCCGTCAGGCTGGGGAACACAAACACATCTGCATTGGCGTAATACTCAACCAGCTCATCCCCCTCAACAGGCCCCGTAAACAATACCTCAGGATACGCCAGCCTCAACTCCTCCAGCTGCGGTCCACCGCCAACAACCACCTTGGTACCCGGCAAGGCCAGTTGAAGAAACGCCTCAATATTCTTCTCAACCGCCACCCGTCCCACATAAAGAAACCTCGGCCCTGGCAGATGATCCAGCAGCGTGGTCCGTAAAGGCCGGAACCGCTGATGATCCACCCCGCGCGACCACCGCAGCAGATTCTCAAACCCTCGCATCCGCAAGTCTGCTTCCAGCGTCCCCGTCGCCACCATGCATCCCTGCCCACTGTTGTGGAACCGACGCAGCCAAGAATAGCTGAAGGACAGAGGCACCGGATAGCGTGCCTGCAAATACTCAGGAAAACGCGTGTGATAGCTCGTGGTGAAAACCCGCCCATCCCGTTTTGCAACCTGCCGCGCCATCAACCCAAGCGGCCCCTCAGTCGCGATATGCAGATGATCACAGTCGTACTTCTCGATAAACCCACGCACGATATGAGGCAGCGTCAGGCTCAGCCGGATCTCACCATAAGATGGCATCGGCACACTGTGAAACGACTGCGGTGTCAGAAACTCAACGCGAATACCCATACGGCGCAACTCAACAGCCAACCGCTCCAGCGTGCGCACAACACCGTTGATCTGAGGTTTCCACGCATCGGTGACAATCAGGATCGAGCTCATGCCGCCACCCGACTGTCGGAACTCTCTTTCCCAGGCTCAGAGGCAGCCCGCTTGCCTTCCCCCCAACGGATCAACTCAAAGGTTCCGTCAAAGTTCTCGGCAACAGCGGTGCAGCTTTCCACCCAGTCACCCGTATTGATGTAATGAATGCCGTTGGTCTCATGGTCTGCCGCATGGTGGATGTGGCCACAAATCACCCCATCCACTTTCTGCCGCTGCGCTTCAGAAACCAGCGTCTCCTCAAACTTGCCGATGAAGTTGACCGCATTCTTCACCTTCAGCTTCGCCCAGGCAGACAAGCTCCAGTAGGTCAGCCCCAGCTTGCGGCGGCAGTAGTTCAACACTGTGTTCAGGTTCAGCGCCGTCACATAGGCCCAGTCTCCAAAGAAGGCTAACCACTTGGCATGGCGCACCACCACATCAAACTGGTCCCCATGAATGACGAGATACTTCTTGCCGTTTGCCCCTTCGTGGATGAACTGATCCACGACCTCCACCCCGCCAAAATGGATGCCAAAGAAGTCCCGCAGGAACTCATCATGATTGCCGGGAATGTAGACAATGCGCGCGCCCTTGCGCCCTTTGCGTAACAGCTTCTGCACCACATCATTGTGAAGTTGAGGCCAGTACCAAGAGCGTTTCAGACGCCACCCGTCGATGATGTCTCCAACAAGATAAACCGTGTCAGCATCGTTATGCTTTAAAAAGTCCAGCAGTAAATCTGCCTGACATCCGCGAGTGCCCAGATGTACATCAGACAGAAACAAGCTTCTGTACTTTTTGCTAGTAGAATCCCCGGTCACTACAAAGCCTCCGGAATAAGAAAACCTTCTTTCCTTTAAATTGATTCACAAGAAACAAATATGACAGGATACATTTACTCGAACTTTGCAGTTTCTTGCTTGAACCTCAAGCAACATTACTCCCCGTTTATTAGGGGAGAGAAAAGCAAGCCCATGCAATTCAAGTGATTATTCTATTCGCTTGCTAAGCTTGATGGTCACTGGCTCAAATCTATCAGAGCCAGTAAGCTGCCTCGCAGAAAGCATTGATTCAGTGGGATATTCAAATGAATTTGGGAATTGAGGGGCGCAAAGCCATCATCTGCGCATCCAGCCGTGGCTTGGGATTGGGTACAGCAAAAGCACTGGCAGAAGCCGGATGTGATCTGGTGATCAACGGACGCAACGAGCAACTGCTCGATCAGATCGCCAAAGACTTGGCTGTAAAGCACTCCGTCTCGGTCACTCCGATCGCCGCTGACATCTCCTCTCCAGAAGGCCAGCAAGCTGTCCTTAACGCCTGCCCAAACCCGGATATCCTCATCAACAACAACGGCGGCCCACCGCGCCGCGATTTCAAGGAACTGGATCGCCAATCCATTCAGGATGGTGTCATCCAAAACATGATCACCCCGATTGAGCTGATCAAAGCCGTCATTGATGGCATGGCAGAGCGCAAGTTTGGCCGCATCGTCAACATCACCTCCATGTCCGTGAAGATGCCGATTGAGGGCCTTGACCTTTCCAGTGGCGCCCGCGCTGGCCTCACCGCTTTTCTGGCGGGCGTTTGCCGTCAATACGCACAGCACAACGTCACCATCAACAACGTCCTACCCGGCAAGTTCGACACCGACCGCCTGAAAGGTGGCTTCGAGCGTCAGGCAGAACAGACCGGCATTTCCATTGAAGAAGCAAAGCGCCTGTCCTCAGAAGAGATCCCGGCAAAAAGGCTTGGCAATCCTGAAGAGTTTGGCAAAGCCTGCGCCTTCATGTGCTCCGCCCATGCCGGTTACATCACCGGCCAGAACCTGCTGCTCGACGGCGGCCTCTACCCAAGCGCGTTCTAAAACAAAACCGCCTCCCCAAAGCAACACTCTGGGGAGGCGATCAAATGAACGAACAAAGCTCTTAGAACTTCAGACGAGCACCCAGACTGACAATGTCCACGTTGGTGTCATTCACCGGCCCTTGAATAGTAATCCCTTCATAGAACGGATGATCCGGGTTGATGTTGATATTCTCGCTTTCCGGGAACAGGTGCGAGTAGCCGATGTCCACTTCCAGCCAATCCTCGTAGAAGTAACTTAAACCCGCGCTGATCCAGAACCGGTTCGCATCCGGCAGACGCGGCGTCCGGTTGGATTCATCAATTGGCGACCATTCATAAGCAAGCCCAAACCGACCAGTGAAGTTCTCGGTAAAGTCATACTCCGTACCAAGCGAGATGAAGTAGCCGTCGTTGTATTGGAACGGCAACTCGGAAACCACTTGATCCTGCAGATTGAACACCGGGAAGGTGCCAAACCGTGACCAGTGTGTCCACTCAAACGTCCCCATCCCACGCCAGCGCTCATTCAGCACTTGCTGGAAGGAAACTGTCACCGTCTCAGGCATGATAATGTTAGCGCGAATTGGAGTTGGCGTATTACCACCAACAATCAGCCGCCCTTTGAGGTTATGCTCAATGGGGGAGCGATACCCAATACCAAGCTGCGTGCCTTCCCATGGCTTGAAGAGAGCCCCAACGGTTGCCCCAAATCCAAGATTGTAGTCCTCACCACGCAGTTCTGCAGTTGGAGAATTCGCGGCAATAGGTGGAACACCCGTCGCTGACTTCAGTCTCACCTGCAAATATTGAAGCTGCCAACCCACCCCAACGGAGAATTTCTCAGTCAGCTCATAAGCTGCCATCGGTGTCACATTGACAGAAAGCACGCGAGAGGACCGCGCATAGACCTGTCCTGCCCACTCAATTTGAGGTTTGGTTTCAAAGCCATAAGGTGCATTGGAACTAACACCAAGAGTGAGGCGCTCATCCACTTTCCAGGTGCCATACCCCGCAGGCACCCAGGCATCTACGCCAATATCACCTGAGGAGTAAGGCACTCCACTTACTGGAATATTCAGCGCATCAATGGTCGCCGTATCCAGATCAATCGTGGCACGAGGAAACACAACGGTCTGGGAGGTTTCCACCTGAATGCCGTCATGTCCCGTCATCGTTGCTGGGTTCCAGTACATACTGGAAAGGCTTTTTGAGACTGTCGCATTTCCGGCAAAGGAAAGACCTTGGAACCAGGCGGATTGCTCACGAACAGCAAAAGCACCGGCGAAGGCATCAGAGGCAATCAGCAGCGTGGAGAGACTGGCGATCGTAATGGGCAGATATCTGGACATGCACGGTACTTTCTGTTCTCAAGAAAACAATCAAGCAGCGCCATGATCAAGTTACGAGTTACTTATTGATTCGGCTCTTACAACTAGAATTCCAAATATTATCAAATTCTTGCACTGGTAGTTTTAAAGGTTTACCCGCCTACCTTCACAAATCATCAATGACAGTAGAGGCTCCATGCATTTAGTTATGCGTATTTCGTGCAAGTAAACTGAAACATTTTCTGTGGCAAAACCTCCACATAACAAAAGACCCTCCGTGTGGAGGGTCTTTTAAACACAGTTTGATGAGCCGATTAGCTTCTTGCGGCGATGTTTTTGCCCAGCGAAAGGGCGCTCCATCCTGCCAGGAGCCCCTGCGCTTCTATGTAACTCTCATAAATCTTGCGAGCCATTTTGTCTTTCTGAGTATAGATATCCAGCACCTCAACACTGGTTTCCTTCAAGGCAGCAAGAACCTCTTCAGGGAACTCACGCACCTCTACCCCATGCTCTTCCTGCAGCACCTTCAGGCTCGCTGCATTCTGTGCATTGGCCTCAGAAAGCGCCAGATCAGCTTCCACACGGCAAGCCTCTTCAACCACCGCCTGAAGCTCAGGAGAAAGACCTTCCAACGCAACCGCATTCACAATTGCTTCTCCAGTGCCGTTCGGCTTGTTAAAGCCCGGACCGTAGTAGTATTTAACCAGTTTATGGAAGCCCAGCGCACTGTCTGTCCATGGACCGAGAAACTCAACGCCATCCACCACATGGGTTTGCAAACTGGTGAAAATCTCGGCAGCTGGAATGTTGACCGGTGTAACACCAAGCTTACGCAGGATCTCACCACCAAGGCCAACCATGCGCAGTTTGCGCCCTTTCAGGTCATCCAGCGTCTCAACAGGCTCACGATACCAACCCGCCATGGTAGGACCGGCATTACCTGCCATAAACGGCTTCACACCAAACGGCGCATAAAGCTCATCCCAAAGCTCCTGGCCACCCATCTGATCCACCCAGGCAGTGTGCTCCTGAGGCAGCAGACCGAAAGGGACGGTCGTAAAAAACACCGAACCCGGCATCTTGCCAGCCCAGTACAAAGCAACTGAATGGCCCATCTGGGCAGTGCCGCTTGAAACAGCGTCAAACACCTCAAAAGCCGGAACCAGTTCACCTGCAGCAAACAAGCGCACACGCATCCGACCATTGCTCATAATGTTGATGCGATCACAAATGCGTTGCGCAGACATTCCTGGGCCCGGCAGGTTCTTCGGCCAGCTGGTCACCATGCGCCATTCGATCACCGGTGCAGCATCCTGAGCCAGCGCAGGTGCAGCAAGTACAGCACTACCAGCAACTGCCCCTGCAGTTAGCCCCAGCGCCTGACGGCGGGTCAGATTATTATCTTTGTTCTTGGTCATTATCTCCGCCTTTTACTCAGACCAGAATTCGTGGAAATGGTGCACAGGCCCATGTCCCTCGCCTATATCAAGCGTATCCGCAGCTTTGATCGCCTGACTAATATATTCTTTCGCTTTGCCAATGGCGTCTTGCAGCGCCAGCCCCTTGGCCAGTTCCGCTGCAATCGCAGAAGATAGAGTACAGCCAGTCCCATGCGTGTTCTGCGTTTCATGTCTTGGCGCCGTATACCACCTCTCCACATCGCGGGAGAGGAAGAGGTCATCACAGGTATCATCGGATCCGTGTCCGCCTTTCAGCAGAACCCCGTTCGCACCCATATCCAGCAGAAGCAAAGCTTGGCTGTGCATGTCTTCACGGGATCCGGCCACCGGCTGGTCCAGCAAAAAGGCCGC
Coding sequences:
- the dgcA gene encoding N-acetyl-D-Glu racemase DgcA, encoding MTCRLSIEAETFPIAGSFTIARGSRTEVNVVTASLTQDGLTGRGECVPYPRYGESVESVTAQIEAARTAIEAGVSIEELQSLIPAGAARNAVDCALWDLTAKRQNTSVAELVGIKSQRILETAYTISVGIPEKMAEDAAKAASRPLLKVKLAGDGDVERIAAVRQAAPNSKLIVDANEGWSESNLEANIKACQQAGVGLVEQPLPAGKDAVLAEVEHLIPICADESLHTSKDLESLRDRYSAINIKIDKTGGLTEGLKLLRKAEEMDYVIMVGCMLATSLAMAPAMLLAQNADFVDLDGPLLLAKDRDHAIQFEGSLMHPPSPQLWG
- a CDS encoding MFS transporter, which encodes MTMPRSSSPLGKAHNLFWIATGVSGLFAAFNFANAFFLAYFPLFLEDINFTPVQIAFVIALPNIVRIFATPVMTSISDRAGRRRHSMALFSVIALISFWVMIYSSDYWVVIGLVIFLSIFYTPIQPLQDAYAYETVHTLGLNYGPMRSWGSIAFVVATLIGGWYLSFGEPAELLFLTVGALGVLALTSVLLPGMPSESRSSTKESIWKAEELRDPQFLLVVLAGGLLLGSFSALYAFASIFWLSVGISDAMVGGLWALGTLAEIGIFVWGSFFMRHLGAWGLMVTGGVASIIRWLLFPYATETWSAVLLQLLHAGSFGMVFLGLVAYTSKLVSSKRLGTAQGLSQTAFGVVMGVSGIASGWLYEIEQAYAFYLMASICVAGVVTLMFVTKRV
- a CDS encoding protein phosphatase CheZ produces the protein MAGNNRKVLLSPEEFDAIKSALSETERGRAFLHDHLTLNRSVETADLLEAVRRLEKTLVERELPSEMESYRLHTYEMYEAIERTKDEISKIKLENADNNRFSAASDELDAIVTSTESATQVILESSEAIQDLVDKLRASGAEDAPCDAIEEMAMEILMACSFQDLTGQRINKVVKALHYLEGRISKMIRIWGVDLSDENRPQINLVEPHDDDDRHIDKRPDAHLLNGPQMDGEGVDQADIDAMFDTTPASSEESLNENVVQFAAEARAEAPFQEAKSELEEEAAEVVELDDMADEPEVVETSEVAVLDDEEDDDLIATESTVPANDTEPLAAEAKVEEEENPIEIEGESPPLTAPRSSNSDPLHHLSTGERLALFS
- a CDS encoding threonine ammonia-lyase, which translates into the protein MVLDVSSPVELTVSEIEKAKTRLQGYASLTPLLNFPVLDERVNGRVFIKAENLQRTGSFKFRGAFNRLSLIPEDKRPAGVVACSSGNHAQGVAAAAKILGFPATIVMPKDAPELKIQRTKALGAEVVLYDRETEDREAIAKGICKERGATFIHPYNDSGVIVGQGTTGLEIAEQCELLGVTPDLVISCTGGGGLTSGIALALEEKLPEVLIYTAEPDGFDDYARSLEAGERVSNPVLGGSVCDAVLTETPGDKGFSVLSRRHAKGLSVSDEEALNAVAFAYFELKLVVEPGAAVALASVLSKKIDLTGKTAVITISGGNVDPAVFATALKQYSAETVPA
- a CDS encoding glycosyltransferase family 4 protein, which produces MSSILIVTDAWKPQINGVVRTLERLAVELRRMGIRVEFLTPQSFHSVPMPSYGEIRLSLTLPHIVRGFIEKYDCDHLHIATEGPLGLMARQVAKRDGRVFTTSYHTRFPEYLQARYPVPLSFSYSWLRRFHNSGQGCMVATGTLEADLRMRGFENLLRWSRGVDHQRFRPLRTTLLDHLPGPRFLYVGRVAVEKNIEAFLQLALPGTKVVVGGGPQLEELRLAYPEVLFTGPVEGDELVEYYANADVFVFPSLTDTFGNVLLEAIACGTPVAAFPVMGPIDVIGNSGAGVLKNDLQAAALEALEISRDHCRDVALRFTWRASAEQFLANAEHAYDPAMPAGFRQGAGAGQRSVGNHLNG
- a CDS encoding UDP-2,3-diacylglucosamine diphosphatase, which translates into the protein MTGDSTSKKYRSLFLSDVHLGTRGCQADLLLDFLKHNDADTVYLVGDIIDGWRLKRSWYWPQLHNDVVQKLLRKGRKGARIVYIPGNHDEFLRDFFGIHFGGVEVVDQFIHEGANGKKYLVIHGDQFDVVVRHAKWLAFFGDWAYVTALNLNTVLNYCRRKLGLTYWSLSAWAKLKVKNAVNFIGKFEETLVSEAQRQKVDGVICGHIHHAADHETNGIHYINTGDWVESCTAVAENFDGTFELIRWGEGKRAASEPGKESSDSRVAA
- a CDS encoding SDR family oxidoreductase, producing MNLGIEGRKAIICASSRGLGLGTAKALAEAGCDLVINGRNEQLLDQIAKDLAVKHSVSVTPIAADISSPEGQQAVLNACPNPDILINNNGGPPRRDFKELDRQSIQDGVIQNMITPIELIKAVIDGMAERKFGRIVNITSMSVKMPIEGLDLSSGARAGLTAFLAGVCRQYAQHNVTINNVLPGKFDTDRLKGGFERQAEQTGISIEEAKRLSSEEIPAKRLGNPEEFGKACAFMCSAHAGYITGQNLLLDGGLYPSAF
- a CDS encoding OmpP1/FadL family transporter; the protein is MSRYLPITIASLSTLLIASDAFAGAFAVREQSAWFQGLSFAGNATVSKSLSSMYWNPATMTGHDGIQVETSQTVVFPRATIDLDTATIDALNIPVSGVPYSSGDIGVDAWVPAGYGTWKVDERLTLGVSSNAPYGFETKPQIEWAGQVYARSSRVLSVNVTPMAAYELTEKFSVGVGWQLQYLQVRLKSATGVPPIAANSPTAELRGEDYNLGFGATVGALFKPWEGTQLGIGYRSPIEHNLKGRLIVGGNTPTPIRANIIMPETVTVSFQQVLNERWRGMGTFEWTHWSRFGTFPVFNLQDQVVSELPFQYNDGYFISLGTEYDFTENFTGRFGLAYEWSPIDESNRTPRLPDANRFWISAGLSYFYEDWLEVDIGYSHLFPESENININPDHPFYEGITIQGPVNDTNVDIVSLGARLKF
- a CDS encoding TRAP transporter substrate-binding protein, with the protein product MTKNKDNNLTRRQALGLTAGAVAGSAVLAAPALAQDAAPVIEWRMVTSWPKNLPGPGMSAQRICDRINIMSNGRMRVRLFAAGELVPAFEVFDAVSSGTAQMGHSVALYWAGKMPGSVFFTTVPFGLLPQEHTAWVDQMGGQELWDELYAPFGVKPFMAGNAGPTMAGWYREPVETLDDLKGRKLRMVGLGGEILRKLGVTPVNIPAAEIFTSLQTHVVDGVEFLGPWTDSALGFHKLVKYYYGPGFNKPNGTGEAIVNAVALEGLSPELQAVVEEACRVEADLALSEANAQNAASLKVLQEEHGVEVREFPEEVLAALKETSVEVLDIYTQKDKMARKIYESYIEAQGLLAGWSALSLGKNIAARS